A section of the Anabaena cylindrica PCC 7122 genome encodes:
- a CDS encoding phycobilisome rod-core linker polypeptide, which produces MAIPLLEYKPSSQNQRVSGYEVPNEDTPKIYRIEDSAAGGEVEELIWAAYRQLFSEHVILKFYRQINLESQVKNKAITVRDFIRGLAKSEAFQSLVIQTNSNYRLVELGLKRLLGRAPYNKDEEIAWSIKIATVGWNGFVDALLDSEEYQSSFGENIVPYQRRRYKDRPFNLVTPRYANYWRDKLEEARYKPGSISDFMKMASSVSIRTVTYTPVSTANIKIPDTTRETVPQGIPVSISPSASFPLR; this is translated from the coding sequence ATGGCAATACCTTTACTAGAATATAAACCCAGTTCTCAGAACCAGCGAGTTTCTGGTTACGAAGTTCCCAACGAAGACACCCCCAAAATTTACCGCATAGAAGACTCTGCTGCGGGTGGTGAAGTCGAAGAATTAATTTGGGCCGCTTATCGGCAGTTGTTCAGCGAACACGTGATTCTGAAATTCTACCGCCAGATTAATTTAGAATCGCAGGTGAAGAACAAAGCTATCACCGTGCGCGACTTTATCCGAGGTTTGGCTAAATCTGAAGCTTTCCAAAGTTTGGTAATTCAGACTAACTCCAACTATCGCTTAGTAGAACTGGGACTAAAGCGGTTGTTAGGTCGTGCGCCTTACAACAAAGATGAAGAAATCGCTTGGTCAATCAAAATTGCTACCGTCGGTTGGAATGGTTTTGTTGATGCTTTGCTAGATTCTGAAGAGTATCAAAGCAGCTTTGGTGAAAATATAGTTCCCTACCAACGCCGACGTTATAAAGATAGACCATTTAATTTGGTAACACCACGCTACGCTAACTACTGGCGTGACAAACTGGAAGAGGCACGGTATAAGCCCGGTAGTATTAGTGACTTCATGAAAATGGCTTCTTCCGTTAGTATCAGAACTGTTACCTATACACCCGTTAGCACAGCTAACATTAAAATTCCCGATACCACTAGGGAAACAGTACCCCAAGGTATTCCTGTTTCTATCAGTCCTAGTGCCAGTTTCCCTCTGCGCTAA
- a CDS encoding asparagine synthetase B family protein: MFSYHFIGYWGYGQERLTQRRKGAKKEGEEGKFVWDVVYVGCESVASLLEDAIAGISAAGVFDHLDVWVRLEEDRLILGREPFGKVSLFWTRQGGVIWFASQLQLLLEVIEKPEVSISGLYGYGCFSYVPNPLTPVNEVFSVAAGTEVVWEDVGSPQFRNIYQWCESQEDIQDENTAVSQLQVLLKSSAEKQVADLPDEPVGVFLSGGLDSAVVAALLVQAGVKVRAYTLDFGKFGISEYPYAEKVAEFLNIPLVKVEASPKNIKNALVPTIKALDLPFGDGVTVPLYLLNQVASQETQVIFNGEGGDQLFAGWTNKPLIAAGIYQGEHPNKTEGFIQQYLRTFHRFWGYEGKVYQPDVYAQIQGLDAQEWLLDALDSHFCPSLLHRLRRASLMLKGAQNIHPRATALGFAHGLGVRSLFCDLILAEWTFQLSGELCLHGACEKYILKRAVENWLPPEIVWRQKRGMGVPLTSWCVNDFWHDIGNWLNPGILKAENIFYPDIASQIVTGQLGGAIQGRRVGESLWLLVMWQLWRDHVFGEKLGTKSWNHPFILPSWLWKNYKQFQI, encoded by the coding sequence ATGTTTTCCTATCATTTTATTGGGTATTGGGGTTATGGGCAAGAAAGGCTCACGCAAAGGCGCAAAGGCGCAAAGAAAGAAGGTGAGGAGGGAAAGTTTGTTTGGGATGTTGTTTATGTTGGGTGTGAGTCTGTAGCTTCGTTATTGGAAGATGCTATTGCGGGTATTTCTGCGGCTGGGGTTTTTGATCATCTTGATGTTTGGGTAAGGTTAGAAGAAGATAGGTTAATTTTGGGTAGGGAACCTTTTGGAAAGGTTTCTTTATTTTGGACTCGGCAAGGTGGGGTGATTTGGTTTGCTTCTCAGTTACAATTACTTTTAGAAGTTATTGAAAAACCGGAAGTTAGTATTTCGGGTTTATATGGTTATGGTTGTTTTTCTTATGTTCCTAATCCTCTGACTCCTGTTAATGAGGTGTTTTCTGTAGCTGCGGGTACTGAGGTAGTTTGGGAAGATGTGGGTTCTCCTCAATTTCGCAATATTTATCAATGGTGTGAATCACAGGAGGATATTCAGGATGAAAATACCGCAGTTTCTCAATTACAAGTTTTATTGAAAAGTTCGGCAGAAAAGCAAGTTGCTGATTTACCAGATGAACCTGTGGGGGTTTTTCTTTCTGGGGGTTTAGATTCTGCGGTTGTCGCGGCTTTGTTGGTACAGGCTGGGGTGAAGGTTCGCGCTTACACTTTAGATTTTGGGAAGTTTGGTATTTCTGAATATCCTTATGCGGAAAAAGTTGCAGAATTTCTCAATATTCCTTTAGTTAAGGTAGAGGCAAGTCCCAAGAATATTAAAAATGCTCTTGTTCCTACTATTAAAGCTTTAGATTTACCTTTTGGTGATGGGGTGACTGTTCCTTTATATCTCCTCAATCAAGTTGCTAGTCAGGAAACTCAGGTAATTTTTAATGGTGAGGGTGGTGATCAATTATTTGCTGGTTGGACTAATAAGCCTCTGATTGCTGCGGGTATTTATCAAGGGGAACATCCCAATAAAACAGAAGGTTTTATTCAACAATATCTCCGCACTTTTCACCGTTTTTGGGGGTATGAAGGGAAGGTTTATCAGCCAGATGTATATGCACAGATTCAGGGTTTAGATGCTCAGGAATGGCTTTTGGATGCTCTGGATAGTCATTTTTGCCCTTCTTTACTGCATCGCCTCCGTCGTGCCAGTTTGATGTTAAAAGGAGCGCAGAATATCCATCCTCGTGCGACTGCGTTGGGGTTTGCTCATGGGTTGGGAGTGCGATCGCTCTTTTGTGATTTAATTTTAGCAGAATGGACTTTTCAGCTATCCGGTGAACTCTGTTTACACGGTGCTTGTGAAAAATATATCCTGAAACGTGCAGTAGAAAATTGGCTACCACCGGAAATCGTTTGGAGACAAAAGCGGGGTATGGGTGTTCCCTTAACTTCCTGGTGTGTAAATGATTTTTGGCATGACATCGGTAATTGGCTAAATCCAGGTATACTAAAGGCAGAAAATATTTTTTACCCTGACATTGCATCACAAATTGTTACAGGACAATTAGGAGGAGCAATTCAAGGACGACGTGTAGGTGAGAGTCTTTGGTTACTAGTAATGTGGCAACTTTGGCGTGATCACGTTTTTGGTGAAAAATTAGGTACAAAGTCTTGGAATCATCCATTTATCTTACCTAGCTGGTTATGGAAAAATTACAAGCAATTCCAAATTTAG
- a CDS encoding diaminopimelate decarboxylase family protein produces the protein MEKLQAIPNLELNLAQELLEIYGSPLYVYNGDILRQTILHITKAINYPHTRFHFASVTNGNIALLKIFKNAGWGLHANTPGDIYLGLNAGFHPRDIVYSGSNLNREEMSQVLDWGVTTLNLDSISQLRLLCEVFLSHAETQRRGEKEELLIGLRLNVLEDSRIGVRTEEFSQAVAITNAAGLKVSGLHFYRGTGTNATDAFTVVIDNILETAKKLPDWQYLDFGGGFGYPYHRQGAAFNWEIFGDELSRRIGNLDENINLIIEPGRAAIAGCATMLAKVVSVKWQGEKQIIGVDSTIANLSVPSVHGGYREIVTWENSTSEIYITDVCGNTTYSRDYLGKNCQLPALEIGDMIAILDVGAYGYAMSSHFLHRPKPAEVLLENSTHRLIRKREDYSILLTNQIITP, from the coding sequence ATGGAAAAATTACAAGCAATTCCAAATTTAGAACTCAACCTTGCTCAGGAGTTATTGGAAATTTACGGTTCTCCTTTGTATGTTTATAATGGCGATATTTTACGTCAAACTATTTTACATATTACTAAAGCTATTAATTATCCCCACACTAGGTTTCATTTCGCCAGTGTAACCAATGGCAATATTGCATTATTGAAGATATTTAAAAATGCTGGTTGGGGACTTCATGCTAATACCCCAGGAGATATTTATTTGGGTTTAAATGCGGGTTTTCATCCTCGTGATATTGTTTATAGTGGCAGTAATTTAAACCGTGAGGAAATGTCCCAGGTTTTAGATTGGGGTGTGACTACTCTCAATTTAGATAGTATTTCTCAGTTACGTTTGTTGTGTGAGGTTTTTTTGTCTCACGCAGAGACGCAGAGACGCGGAGAGAAAGAGGAGTTACTGATTGGTTTACGTTTGAATGTTTTGGAAGATAGTCGTATTGGTGTGCGTACTGAGGAATTTTCCCAAGCTGTTGCTATTACTAATGCAGCAGGTTTAAAAGTTTCGGGTTTACATTTTTATCGGGGAACGGGAACTAATGCAACAGATGCTTTTACGGTTGTTATTGATAATATTTTAGAAACTGCGAAAAAATTACCAGATTGGCAATATTTAGATTTTGGTGGTGGTTTTGGTTATCCATATCATCGTCAAGGTGCGGCTTTTAATTGGGAAATTTTTGGAGATGAGTTAAGTAGGAGAATTGGCAATTTAGATGAAAATATTAATTTGATTATTGAACCTGGACGCGCTGCTATAGCTGGTTGTGCCACTATGTTAGCTAAGGTTGTATCTGTGAAATGGCAAGGGGAAAAACAAATTATTGGTGTTGATTCTACTATTGCTAATCTTTCTGTACCTTCTGTACATGGTGGTTATCGGGAAATTGTTACTTGGGAAAATTCAACTTCCGAAATTTACATAACTGATGTTTGTGGAAATACAACTTATTCACGAGATTATTTAGGAAAAAATTGTCAACTTCCCGCTTTAGAAATTGGAGATATGATCGCTATTTTAGATGTCGGTGCTTATGGTTATGCTATGTCTTCACATTTTTTACATCGTCCTAAACCTGCGGAGGTTTTATTAGAAAATAGTACACATCGCTTAATTAGAAAGCGGGAAGATTACAGCATTTTACTGACTAATCAAATTATTACCCCATAA
- a CDS encoding phycobilisome rod-core linker polypeptide has translation MSIPLLEYSPSSQNQRVDGYEVPNEDTPTIYRLNTATSDADIDAIIWAGYRQIFSEHLILESYRQSFLESQLRNRAINVRDFIRGLGKSDVYRTQVADTNSNYRLVDITLKRFLGRAAYNKDEEIAWSIVIATKGLHGFIDALLDSSEYLENFGDDIVPFQRRRYGSRPFNLVNPRYNEYWRDTQNIRGMAGRSFYSTRTSGTLTTEDIRKAIPANFFAMAGKIITTERNYQRIMASVSSQITTMEIPNTTREIGTEQPTIKPVAVALPYRYIPGNQMN, from the coding sequence ATGTCAATACCACTGTTAGAATATTCACCCTCCTCCCAAAATCAGCGGGTAGATGGCTACGAAGTACCCAACGAAGATACACCAACCATTTATCGCTTAAATACTGCTACCTCAGATGCAGACATTGATGCCATTATCTGGGCAGGATATCGGCAGATTTTTAGCGAACACCTAATTTTAGAAAGCTATCGTCAAAGCTTTTTAGAATCGCAACTACGGAATCGGGCAATTAACGTCCGCGATTTTATCCGGGGTTTGGGTAAATCAGATGTGTATCGCACCCAAGTAGCAGACACAAACTCCAACTATCGCTTAGTTGACATCACCTTAAAGCGGTTTTTAGGAAGGGCTGCTTACAACAAAGACGAAGAAATTGCTTGGTCTATTGTTATTGCTACCAAAGGTTTACATGGTTTCATTGATGCCTTGTTAGACTCTAGCGAATACTTGGAAAATTTTGGTGATGACATCGTACCTTTCCAACGTCGCCGTTACGGTTCTAGACCTTTTAACCTGGTTAATCCGCGATACAATGAATATTGGCGTGATACCCAAAACATCCGGGGAATGGCTGGTCGTTCCTTCTACAGCACCCGTACATCAGGAACTCTAACCACAGAAGATATTCGGAAGGCAATTCCTGCTAACTTCTTTGCCATGGCAGGGAAAATTATCACCACAGAACGTAACTATCAGCGCATAATGGCCTCAGTTAGTTCTCAAATCACCACAATGGAGATTCCCAACACCACCCGCGAAATAGGTACAGAACAACCAACTATTAAACCAGTTGCAGTTGCCTTGCCTTATCGCTACATACCTGGCAACCAGATGAATTAG
- a CDS encoding phycobilisome rod-core linker polypeptide, with amino-acid sequence MALPLLQYKPSSQNHRVSSFGVADTNEDTPYIYRLEDVSSYTDIQSIIWASYRQVFSEHEILKFNRQGTLESQLKNGSLSVRDFIRGLAQSEAFYRLVVSVNNNYRLVDITLKRLLGRCAYNKEEEIAWSIVIGTKGFSGFVDALLDSEEYSNSFGDNTVPYQRKRGVGRPYNLVTPRYGVDFQETAGTVRTDWRFTVEKYYTRKAKEKRMAEGDPRKFADLAASVSAKGNYAQKLSAFDIDYMNAVPYRGRR; translated from the coding sequence ATGGCACTGCCATTACTTCAATACAAACCCAGCAGTCAAAACCACCGGGTTAGCAGCTTCGGCGTTGCTGACACAAATGAAGATACTCCATATATCTATCGCTTAGAAGATGTTAGTTCTTACACTGACATTCAAAGCATCATTTGGGCAAGTTATCGCCAAGTTTTCAGCGAACATGAAATTCTCAAGTTTAACCGTCAAGGAACTCTAGAATCTCAACTGAAAAATGGCTCTCTCTCAGTCCGGGACTTCATTCGGGGTTTAGCCCAATCTGAGGCTTTCTATCGTTTAGTTGTTTCTGTTAACAACAACTACCGTTTAGTAGACATCACCCTCAAGCGCTTATTGGGTCGTTGTGCTTACAACAAAGAAGAAGAAATTGCTTGGTCTATTGTGATTGGGACTAAGGGATTTAGCGGCTTTGTTGATGCTTTGCTAGACAGTGAAGAGTACAGCAACAGCTTTGGTGATAATACTGTACCTTACCAACGTAAGCGCGGAGTAGGTCGCCCCTACAACTTGGTGACTCCTCGCTATGGTGTAGACTTCCAAGAAACAGCAGGTACAGTCAGAACCGACTGGCGCTTTACTGTGGAGAAATACTACACCCGCAAGGCGAAAGAAAAGCGCATGGCAGAAGGCGATCCTCGCAAATTTGCAGATTTGGCTGCGTCAGTATCTGCTAAGGGTAACTACGCACAAAAACTGTCTGCATTTGACATTGATTACATGAATGCAGTTCCTTATCGTGGTAGACGCTAA